From a region of the Paenibacillus sp. FSL R10-2734 genome:
- a CDS encoding manganese catalase family protein has protein sequence MWIYEKKLQYPVRVGKCDIRMARYLSEQYGGADGELAAALRYMNQRYTIPDKVIGVLNDISTEEFAHLEMIATMIYKLTKDASVCELEEAGLGPHFAQHDHALFYSNSAGVPFTAAYIQAKGDPLADLYEDIAAEEKARATYQWLIDMTDDVDLQDSLKFLREREIIHAIRFKEAVQIIIDDRNQKRVF, from the coding sequence ATGTGGATCTATGAGAAGAAGCTGCAATATCCGGTACGGGTCGGTAAATGTGATATCCGGATGGCGCGTTATTTAAGTGAGCAATATGGAGGCGCTGATGGTGAGCTCGCCGCAGCCCTGCGCTATATGAATCAAAGATACACGATTCCGGATAAAGTGATTGGCGTTTTGAATGATATTTCTACAGAAGAATTCGCCCACCTCGAAATGATTGCCACGATGATCTACAAGCTGACAAAGGACGCTTCTGTATGCGAATTAGAGGAAGCTGGGTTAGGCCCGCATTTTGCGCAGCATGATCATGCGTTATTCTATTCGAACTCTGCGGGTGTCCCTTTTACAGCAGCGTATATTCAAGCTAAAGGTGATCCGCTAGCAGATTTGTATGAGGATATTGCGGCGGAAGAAAAGGCTCGGGCTACATACCAGTGGCTGATTGATATGACGGATGATGTGGATCTGCAGGATAGTCTTAAGTTCCTGCGGGAGCGGGAGATTATCCATGCGATTCGCTTTAAAGAAGCGGTGCAGATTATTATTGATGATCGGAATCAGAAGCGGGTGTTCTGA
- a CDS encoding spore coat protein CotJB, which yields MEANPCDQRYYEMLEQLQTLDFALVELNLYLNTHPDDLRSIEQFNQLTYERTMLANQFQELYGPLQNFGRAYSKCPWEWNQTPWPWQV from the coding sequence ATGGAAGCAAATCCTTGCGATCAACGCTATTATGAAATGCTTGAGCAGCTGCAGACTCTTGATTTTGCATTGGTGGAGTTAAACTTGTATCTGAACACTCATCCTGATGATTTAAGAAGTATTGAACAATTTAATCAGCTGACTTATGAACGTACCATGCTTGCGAATCAATTTCAGGAATTATACGGTCCGCTGCAGAATTTTGGCCGCGCTTATTCTAAATGTCCGTGGGAATGGAATCAGACGCCTTGGCCTTGGCAGGTGTAA
- a CDS encoding spore coat associated protein CotJA: MESQLRSYTPFRGPFDPCPPVPFKTYVVPPNQFINFQPPDLPQFSLQEALRHGTLWPALFSPYESKCKGGGK; this comes from the coding sequence ATGGAATCACAGCTACGAAGTTACACCCCGTTTAGGGGCCCGTTCGATCCTTGCCCCCCGGTGCCGTTCAAGACCTATGTAGTTCCACCGAATCAGTTCATCAACTTTCAGCCCCCGGATCTTCCGCAGTTTAGTTTACAAGAAGCTTTGAGGCACGGCACGCTCTGGCCAGCACTGTTCAGTCCGTATGAGTCCAAGTGCAAAGGAGGAGGAAAGTAG
- a CDS encoding AI-2E family transporter: MNVFKRFYANITTKRFFILALIGLLLYSIRGMLNLVLLTFLIAFVMNSFQTLLSKRIGKFMKVNSKVIIVILYLALIAVIVLALAKYLPKVLEQIKQLTIFLTNLKADDLPQNKITLYLYDMLRDLNYQSYIKRGIDYVLKVSNWGATFVVSTILSFVFILEKNRVVSFTSRMRESRIAWFYIDLEYFSRKFIVSFGKVIEAQILIALFNTCLTVIGLGLLNFPYLFALSILIFLFSLIPVVGFLISLIPLLIIGYNIGGLTTVTYVLAIIAVLHFVEGYFLNPKLMSTKMNLPMFYTFIVLLFSEHYIGVWGLILGIPIFVFMLDILEITHEDSSKK; this comes from the coding sequence ATGAATGTATTCAAGCGATTCTACGCGAATATAACCACCAAACGCTTTTTTATTCTCGCACTTATCGGGTTGCTGCTGTACAGTATTCGAGGGATGCTTAATCTAGTGTTGCTGACGTTTTTGATTGCTTTTGTCATGAATAGCTTTCAGACATTACTTAGTAAACGAATTGGTAAATTTATGAAGGTTAACAGTAAGGTGATTATTGTTATTTTATACCTCGCTTTAATCGCAGTGATTGTACTGGCCCTTGCTAAATATCTTCCTAAGGTATTGGAACAGATTAAGCAACTAACCATCTTCCTTACCAATCTAAAAGCAGATGATCTCCCGCAGAACAAGATTACATTGTATTTGTATGATATGCTCAGGGACCTTAACTATCAGTCCTACATCAAAAGAGGCATTGATTATGTGTTGAAGGTTAGCAACTGGGGGGCGACTTTCGTTGTATCAACCATTCTAAGTTTTGTGTTTATTCTGGAGAAGAACCGGGTTGTCAGTTTCACTTCTAGAATGAGAGAGAGCAGGATTGCCTGGTTTTATATAGATCTGGAGTATTTCAGCCGAAAATTCATCGTTTCCTTTGGGAAAGTAATTGAAGCTCAAATTCTCATTGCCTTGTTCAACACCTGTCTTACTGTTATTGGCTTGGGGCTGCTTAACTTCCCATATTTATTTGCCCTGTCGATCTTGATTTTTCTGTTCAGTCTCATTCCAGTGGTTGGTTTTTTGATTTCGCTTATTCCGCTTTTAATCATCGGCTACAACATCGGCGGTCTGACAACAGTCACTTATGTGCTGGCGATCATTGCGGTGTTGCATTTTGTCGAAGGATATTTCTTGAATCCCAAGTTGATGTCCACAAAAATGAATTTGCCGATGTTCTACACCTTCATCGTGTTGTTGTTTTCTGAGCATTATATAGGTGTCTGGGGACTTATTCTTGGCATTCCCATCTTTGTATTTATGTTGGATATCCTTGAGATTACCCACGAAGATTCATCAAAAAAGTGA
- a CDS encoding DedA family protein — MPWIIEIISQYGYLAIFALMALGIIGLPVPDEVLMLFVGYLSSVMVLDFSLSVLVCFMGSITGMLISYTIGLRLGQPVVEKFGKWVGLTPKRFASMKKWFLRFGNWAIFIAYFIPGLRHVSSYISGISAMSFKKYILITTAGALTWSLLFVSIGFFVGAKFSFL; from the coding sequence ATGCCTTGGATTATTGAAATCATTTCGCAGTACGGATATTTAGCCATATTTGCCCTTATGGCACTTGGGATTATCGGACTTCCTGTACCTGATGAGGTATTAATGCTGTTTGTAGGTTATTTATCCTCGGTTATGGTTTTGGACTTTTCACTTTCGGTATTGGTTTGTTTCATGGGATCTATCACAGGAATGCTTATCAGCTATACCATTGGTTTAAGACTAGGGCAACCTGTGGTAGAAAAATTCGGCAAGTGGGTTGGCCTTACACCCAAGCGTTTTGCCAGTATGAAAAAATGGTTTTTACGGTTCGGCAACTGGGCCATTTTCATTGCGTATTTTATTCCTGGTCTGAGGCATGTATCAAGCTATATCTCTGGAATCAGTGCTATGTCTTTCAAAAAATATATACTCATAACGACTGCAGGAGCGCTAACCTGGTCTCTCCTTTTTGTTTCCATCGGCTTTTTTGTGGGGGCTAAGTTTTCCTTTTTATAG
- the pssA gene encoding CDP-diacylglycerol--serine O-phosphatidyltransferase, translated as MKLNWLPSMCTLGNLGLGSLSLYFTIQERYSLALLMILLAAICDVFDGLLARILQCTSEFGKQLDSLADIISFGLAPTFLILLYRLEDAHWIGPAASVFFLICGALRLARFNMSAPSKGFVGMPITAAGVILSMISLLDERMKPELIIVLMALLSVMMVSRIPFPSLKKSFNRK; from the coding sequence ATGAAATTGAACTGGTTGCCTTCCATGTGCACACTCGGAAATTTGGGACTAGGATCACTATCCTTGTATTTCACGATTCAAGAACGATATAGCTTGGCTTTATTAATGATATTGCTCGCGGCAATATGCGATGTATTCGATGGATTACTGGCAAGGATACTGCAATGTACCAGTGAATTCGGTAAACAATTAGACTCATTGGCGGATATTATATCATTTGGTTTAGCGCCAACCTTCCTTATCTTGTTGTATAGGTTAGAAGATGCTCACTGGATTGGACCTGCAGCTTCGGTTTTCTTTTTGATCTGTGGCGCACTTCGTTTGGCCAGATTTAATATGTCGGCGCCTTCCAAAGGGTTCGTGGGGATGCCCATTACTGCTGCTGGAGTCATTCTTTCGATGATTTCTTTACTAGATGAACGCATGAAACCAGAACTGATCATCGTATTAATGGCATTGTTGTCCGTAATGATGGTCAGTCGAATCCCATTTCCGTCCCTTAAAAAATCCTTCAACAGGAAGTGA
- a CDS encoding HAMP domain-containing sensor histidine kinase, protein MRRRGITFKLFVMTVIFFLCFYGMVILSQLLLFDNFYQKQKEHRVEKHLKSFAARYISEPWGSTRTSQELVRFMLRNKTQMVILKLDGKMNSEDPFHIKLIDDDGKSMVVSLSLFMNQYGDALRAANIKVDDLLSVEGELLDVDSSSPAILYPLSITKKGGGTIGETEEVGTIHASGTVAEIVLPDLKIWNPRQGILFEALEEWFPLTPAQIDDFKNLKMQKQDWIAPWSGSRNSVIILPLKQSTGEIELLFTITSLQEVKDSNEALRWFFLYLGIGGIVLILVLSLFFSKMVTRPLIKLNNIAKRMVSLDFTGDTSIRQKDELGSLSNSMFTLSLSLDSALRELREANQQLVEDMEQKQRMEIMQQDFFANASHELKTPLSIIKGFAEGLEDGVSAGKQDHYIKVIIEEADKMEFLVKNMLDLARLESGTIKLRKTSFMLSELTEKVTDKLVHLLSDKHLEVIIIPANELPIYADVNWIEQVVLNFMTNAIRHAEERSSITVNIESHAQSIVFTIQNIGESIPEDQLEHIWERFYRSEPSRSRMTGGTGLGLSIAKRILDMHACLYTVKNTENGVSFTVTFEG, encoded by the coding sequence ATGAGAAGACGGGGAATTACTTTCAAACTGTTTGTGATGACCGTTATCTTCTTCCTTTGCTTCTATGGCATGGTGATTCTAAGCCAATTGCTGTTGTTTGACAATTTCTATCAGAAGCAAAAAGAGCACCGTGTGGAGAAACACCTTAAGAGCTTTGCTGCAAGATATATAAGTGAGCCGTGGGGAAGCACTCGAACCTCTCAGGAGCTTGTCCGGTTTATGCTGCGTAATAAAACACAAATGGTTATTTTGAAGCTGGATGGAAAGATGAATTCAGAAGATCCATTTCATATAAAGCTAATCGATGATGATGGGAAGAGTATGGTTGTTTCTTTATCCCTTTTCATGAATCAGTACGGAGATGCGCTGAGAGCAGCTAACATTAAAGTAGATGATCTGTTGAGTGTTGAAGGCGAACTTCTGGATGTAGACAGTTCTTCACCTGCTATACTCTACCCCCTAAGTATTACAAAAAAAGGGGGAGGAACAATAGGGGAAACGGAAGAAGTTGGGACGATTCATGCATCTGGTACTGTAGCAGAAATTGTACTGCCTGATCTGAAAATATGGAATCCACGCCAAGGAATACTGTTTGAAGCTCTAGAGGAATGGTTTCCTTTGACGCCGGCGCAGATAGACGACTTCAAAAATTTGAAAATGCAGAAGCAAGATTGGATTGCTCCCTGGAGTGGGAGTCGCAATTCTGTGATTATTTTGCCCCTTAAGCAAAGTACCGGAGAAATTGAACTACTATTCACAATCACCTCATTACAGGAAGTCAAGGATTCGAACGAGGCGTTGCGTTGGTTCTTTTTATATCTGGGAATTGGCGGCATTGTCCTGATTCTGGTTCTTTCTCTCTTTTTTTCGAAAATGGTAACGCGTCCGCTAATTAAGTTAAATAACATAGCCAAACGGATGGTTTCTCTGGACTTTACAGGGGATACATCGATTCGACAGAAGGATGAGTTAGGCAGCCTTTCTAATAGCATGTTCACCTTATCACTAAGTCTGGATTCTGCTTTACGAGAGTTAAGAGAGGCCAATCAGCAGCTGGTTGAGGATATGGAGCAGAAACAAAGAATGGAGATCATGCAGCAGGACTTTTTTGCCAATGCCTCCCATGAATTGAAGACACCGCTCAGTATTATCAAAGGTTTTGCCGAGGGATTGGAAGACGGCGTTAGCGCCGGCAAGCAGGATCACTACATTAAGGTGATTATTGAGGAAGCAGATAAAATGGAGTTTCTTGTTAAAAATATGCTAGATCTAGCACGGCTGGAGTCTGGCACGATTAAACTTCGGAAAACTTCCTTTATGTTAAGCGAACTGACGGAAAAGGTGACGGACAAGCTGGTTCACTTACTGAGTGATAAACATTTGGAGGTCATCATTATTCCTGCAAATGAATTACCGATATATGCTGATGTGAACTGGATCGAACAAGTTGTGCTAAATTTTATGACCAATGCTATTAGGCATGCGGAAGAAAGAAGTTCCATCACCGTCAATATTGAGAGTCATGCCCAGTCTATTGTATTCACTATTCAAAATATAGGAGAATCAATCCCTGAAGATCAGCTGGAGCATATCTGGGAACGATTCTATCGGTCTGAGCCATCCCGCAGTCGAATGACAGGCGGTACGGGTCTGGGGCTTTCCATTGCGAAGCGAATACTAGATATGCACGCTTGTCTTTATACAGTGAAAAATACGGAGAACGGTGTCAGCTTTACTGTGACCTTTGAAGGTTAA
- a CDS encoding response regulator transcription factor — MKKKLLLVEDEIRIRELVSDYFIQNDWEVLEADNGRDALVWFDSLLPDLLILDIMMPVMNGFEVCREVREKSAVPIILLTAKSTDDDKIYGFELGADDYVTKPFSPKVLVARANALMKRVEGIHQPESSIIKFGSAMFNTLAHQLEVEDAEVELTPKEYDLLWLLIRNKGIVISRDTILSRIWGIDFEGDSRVVDSHIKKLRSKLGYESRFIRTVIGTGYMFEEEA, encoded by the coding sequence TTGAAAAAGAAGCTTCTTCTCGTTGAGGATGAAATTCGTATTCGTGAACTGGTGTCTGATTATTTCATACAGAATGATTGGGAAGTACTCGAAGCGGATAATGGAAGAGATGCATTGGTTTGGTTTGACTCACTGCTGCCGGATCTGCTGATTTTGGATATCATGATGCCTGTTATGAATGGCTTTGAAGTGTGCCGTGAAGTTCGTGAGAAATCAGCGGTACCTATCATTTTGTTAACCGCCAAGTCCACAGATGACGACAAAATCTACGGCTTTGAATTAGGAGCCGATGATTATGTTACAAAACCATTTAGTCCAAAGGTGCTGGTAGCTAGGGCAAATGCACTTATGAAGCGGGTTGAAGGGATCCATCAGCCTGAATCTAGCATAATAAAATTTGGTTCCGCGATGTTTAATACCTTGGCTCATCAGCTAGAGGTAGAAGATGCGGAAGTGGAGCTTACCCCTAAGGAATATGATCTTTTATGGCTTTTAATACGAAATAAAGGGATTGTCATTTCAAGGGATACGATCCTTAGTCGGATCTGGGGAATTGATTTTGAAGGAGATTCCAGAGTTGTGGACAGTCATATCAAAAAGCTGCGAAGTAAATTGGGTTATGAATCACGTTTTATTCGTACGGTGATTGGCACAGGGTATATGTTCGAGGAAGAGGCATGA
- a CDS encoding hemolysin family protein: protein MHTEFEVGRLLLNLLLVLVLVLLNGIFVAAEFSLVKVRQSRLTQLVSEGNKMAGYALKVNKRLDSYLSATQFGITLASLGLGWIGEPAISELFIEPLMYQMGITDSTLISTVSVVIGFSIITFLHIVLGELAPKSLAIQKTEGAALLLSAPLMFFYNLFMPFIWILNASANALLRLVGVEPANESEAAHSEEEIRILMNQSAKSGVIDKDEMKLMDNIFEFSDLLAREVMLPRTDMDVLYSNLSLEENMKIITETRHSRYPVAFEDKDRIIGFIHITDLLFAPPEQQNDLTTLVRPILNVPESMEISHTLRFMQKNKAQLTLVVDEYGGTAGLLTAEEILEEIVGDLHDEFEDERPSVERSGDYISVEGRMLIEDVNDLTGVVIEDDEVDSIGGWLFKELEGNPSKGKRVKVEDVVFEVEESTRLRITRINIHHEPRVEEEETSTEEDEDKE, encoded by the coding sequence GTGCATACGGAATTTGAAGTAGGGAGATTATTGCTTAATCTTTTGCTTGTTCTGGTGCTCGTATTATTGAACGGTATTTTCGTAGCAGCGGAGTTCTCATTAGTTAAGGTCAGGCAATCTCGCCTGACCCAACTTGTCAGTGAAGGTAATAAAATGGCTGGATATGCGCTCAAGGTAAATAAGAGACTGGATTCGTACTTATCTGCCACCCAGTTTGGGATAACACTCGCGTCACTGGGGCTAGGTTGGATCGGTGAGCCGGCCATTTCTGAGTTATTTATTGAGCCGTTAATGTATCAAATGGGGATTACCGATAGTACTCTGATTTCTACCGTTTCTGTTGTTATCGGATTTTCGATTATTACATTTTTACATATTGTACTTGGTGAGCTTGCACCGAAATCCCTTGCGATTCAAAAAACAGAAGGGGCAGCTCTACTGCTCTCGGCACCGCTGATGTTCTTTTATAATCTGTTCATGCCTTTTATCTGGATATTGAATGCATCGGCGAACGCATTGCTTCGTTTAGTGGGTGTTGAGCCAGCGAATGAGAGTGAGGCCGCCCACTCGGAAGAGGAAATTCGTATCCTGATGAATCAGAGTGCTAAGAGTGGTGTTATTGATAAAGATGAGATGAAGCTGATGGATAACATCTTTGAATTCTCAGATCTGCTCGCTCGTGAAGTCATGTTGCCTCGTACGGACATGGATGTGCTGTACAGCAATCTTTCGCTCGAAGAAAATATGAAAATCATAACCGAAACGAGACATTCGCGTTATCCGGTAGCCTTTGAAGATAAGGATCGTATTATTGGTTTTATTCATATTACCGATCTGCTGTTTGCTCCACCAGAGCAGCAGAATGATCTTACGACTCTGGTTCGACCGATCTTAAACGTACCGGAATCGATGGAGATCAGCCATACATTGCGATTTATGCAGAAGAACAAGGCTCAGCTAACGCTTGTTGTCGATGAATATGGCGGTACAGCTGGCCTGCTGACAGCAGAAGAAATTCTGGAAGAAATCGTAGGCGACCTGCATGACGAATTCGAAGATGAGCGTCCGAGTGTGGAACGTAGTGGAGATTATATTTCCGTTGAGGGCCGGATGTTGATTGAAGATGTCAACGATCTTACGGGTGTAGTAATTGAAGATGATGAAGTGGATTCTATTGGTGGCTGGCTATTTAAGGAGCTGGAAGGAAATCCTAGTAAGGGAAAACGAGTTAAAGTTGAAGATGTTGTTTTTGAAGTAGAGGAATCGACAAGACTGCGGATAACCAGAATTAATATCCATCATGAACCGCGTGTCGAGGAGGAAGAAACCTCTACTGAAGAAGACGAGGACAAAGAATAA
- the yfkAB gene encoding radical SAM/CxCxxxxC motif protein YfkAB, protein MNVFRPLTSSPRELSPSYDPWDPITSLRKHGSHVLTSVEFTVTNLCNMRCEHCAVGDSLTSREGEMLPLKNMLDRLEEVEHLETISITGGEPMFRAGTVDNIIVPLLKYAKERGIRSQINSNLTMPYSRYEKLLPYLDVMHISFNYVNGDDFHEVGFANSGHAVAKEAAYRLYNTMIENSRRLSEDGMLISAETMINYRTHTKLPEIHKLILDMGAKRHEVHPMYNSSFASALPVLSLNEMRTAIHSLLDQRDPEIWMLFGTLPFFACSFLEEDQKLLSRMRAENNVTLRNDPDGRNRVNVNMFTGDVFVTDFADIAAFGNIDNQKLDDIFIDWQTKHPLNQKVNCYCDAAGCCGPNLLVADMYYPEVDFKTRKAINL, encoded by the coding sequence ATGAATGTTTTTAGACCATTAACATCTTCACCGAGGGAGCTGTCGCCAAGTTACGATCCGTGGGATCCAATCACTTCTCTACGTAAGCATGGAAGCCATGTGCTAACGAGTGTGGAATTCACCGTAACCAATTTATGCAACATGCGGTGTGAGCACTGTGCTGTAGGTGATAGTCTAACCTCTAGAGAAGGGGAAATGCTACCGCTTAAGAATATGCTGGACCGTTTAGAGGAAGTTGAGCATCTGGAGACCATTAGTATTACGGGCGGAGAGCCTATGTTCCGCGCTGGAACGGTGGATAATATCATTGTACCATTGTTGAAATACGCCAAAGAGCGGGGGATCAGATCTCAAATTAATTCTAATTTGACGATGCCGTATTCCCGTTATGAGAAGCTGCTTCCTTATCTGGACGTTATGCATATTTCATTTAATTATGTGAACGGTGACGATTTTCATGAAGTCGGTTTTGCGAACAGTGGTCATGCGGTTGCCAAGGAAGCCGCTTACCGGCTTTATAATACAATGATTGAGAACTCTCGTCGGCTAAGTGAGGATGGTATGTTAATTTCTGCGGAAACTATGATTAATTACCGTACCCACACAAAGCTGCCTGAAATTCATAAGCTGATTCTCGACATGGGAGCAAAACGACATGAGGTTCATCCAATGTACAATTCGAGCTTTGCTTCCGCTCTGCCAGTGCTATCTTTGAATGAAATGCGGACGGCGATCCATTCGTTACTGGACCAACGTGATCCGGAGATTTGGATGTTGTTTGGCACGCTTCCGTTTTTTGCTTGCAGCTTCTTAGAGGAAGATCAGAAATTGCTAAGCAGAATGCGTGCAGAGAATAATGTTACGCTACGTAATGATCCGGATGGCCGGAATCGTGTGAACGTTAATATGTTTACTGGAGATGTTTTTGTTACAGATTTCGCTGATATCGCAGCTTTTGGCAACATAGACAACCAAAAACTGGATGATATATTTATCGATTGGCAGACTAAGCATCCGCTGAATCAAAAGGTGAACTGTTACTGCGATGCAGCAGGTTGTTGCGGACCTAATCTGTTAGTAGCGGATATGTATTATCCGGAAGTGGATTTCAAAACAAGAAAAGCGATCAATCTGTAG
- a CDS encoding HD-GYP domain-containing protein, with amino-acid sequence MRLVSVNQLQAGMKLGKKIYNDEGLTLLSDGVELTDALIKRLARIDIGYIYIEDSITDDIVITGMLQDETRNQALKVIRNQFQDMTSTSGITKGFYHLDKKFSKIMDFILDDMSLQEDPMIMLMDMHTADNYLYVHSLNVCLYTLVLGIAHGYSKEELRVIGLGALLHDIGKTQIPIKIVQKPGKLSDEEFRHMQAHTEIGFQILKDEPNIPLLAAHCALQHHERIDGSGYPRGLKGPQIHEYAKWLGVADSYDAMTSNRVYKKAMLPHQAVEALYVGSGTLYEQKYLELFRDRVAIYPLGLTVKLSTGESGVVVKIDPSMPHRPTVRVLTGPEGEKVAPFERELSKALSVVIVDVADQGGSLETPN; translated from the coding sequence GTGCGCTTAGTATCCGTGAATCAGCTTCAAGCAGGCATGAAATTAGGTAAAAAAATATATAATGATGAAGGTCTAACTCTACTCTCGGACGGGGTGGAGCTTACTGATGCATTGATCAAGCGTCTTGCTAGGATTGACATCGGCTATATCTACATAGAAGATTCCATTACAGACGATATTGTGATTACAGGTATGCTTCAGGATGAGACGCGGAATCAAGCTCTAAAAGTAATTCGCAACCAATTCCAGGATATGACTAGTACTTCAGGAATTACTAAGGGATTTTATCATCTCGATAAAAAATTCTCCAAGATCATGGACTTTATCTTAGACGATATGTCTTTACAAGAAGATCCGATGATCATGCTGATGGATATGCACACTGCTGATAACTATTTGTACGTCCATTCCCTGAATGTCTGCTTGTACACTTTGGTGCTTGGCATTGCTCACGGGTACAGTAAAGAGGAACTTCGAGTGATTGGGCTGGGTGCGCTGCTGCATGATATTGGGAAGACACAAATCCCGATAAAAATCGTACAGAAACCCGGCAAGCTCAGTGATGAAGAATTCCGTCACATGCAGGCTCATACTGAGATCGGATTTCAGATTCTCAAGGATGAGCCGAACATTCCGCTACTCGCAGCGCATTGTGCCTTGCAGCATCATGAACGTATTGACGGTTCCGGATATCCTCGCGGATTAAAAGGACCTCAAATTCATGAATACGCGAAGTGGCTGGGTGTAGCGGACTCCTACGATGCCATGACCTCCAATAGAGTCTACAAAAAGGCTATGCTGCCACATCAAGCCGTTGAGGCACTCTATGTTGGTTCCGGTACATTGTACGAACAGAAGTATTTAGAGTTGTTTAGAGATCGCGTCGCTATTTATCCGCTGGGTCTTACGGTGAAGCTCAGTACGGGGGAGAGCGGGGTTGTGGTCAAAATAGATCCAAGTATGCCTCACAGACCCACCGTACGTGTGCTCACGGGTCCAGAAGGAGAGAAAGTCGCACCGTTTGAACGGGAGCTTAGTAAAGCCCTCTCCGTAGTTATCGTTGACGTCGCAGACCAAGGCGGTTCTCTGGAAACGCCAAATTAA